The Geotalea uraniireducens Rf4 genome window below encodes:
- the rpsI gene encoding 30S ribosomal protein S9 produces the protein MAAASFYGTGKRKSSIARVWLKPGTGVITVNHKTLDEYFGRETSKMVVKQPLELTENMGKFDIYVTVCGGGDSGQAGAIKHGITKALLEVDAALRGTLKKAGFVTRDSRIKERKKYGKKAARASFQFSKR, from the coding sequence ATGGCAGCAGCGAGCTTTTACGGAACAGGGAAAAGAAAATCCTCGATTGCCAGGGTCTGGCTGAAGCCCGGAACAGGCGTTATCACGGTAAATCACAAGACTCTTGATGAGTATTTTGGCAGGGAAACCTCCAAAATGGTCGTCAAGCAGCCGCTTGAACTCACCGAGAATATGGGCAAGTTTGATATTTACGTGACCGTATGCGGTGGAGGGGATTCCGGACAGGCCGGCGCAATTAAGCACGGCATTACCAAGGCTTTGCTTGAAGTGGATGCTGCTTTGCGCGGCACCCTGAAAAAAGCCGGGTTTGTTACCCGTGATTCGCGCATCAAGGAACGGAAAAAGTACGGCAAAAAGGCTGCCCGCGCCAGCTTCCAGTTCTCCAAGCGTTAA